GCTTCTTCCGCTGGCCGTCGAACTCGGCGTAGAACACCTGCTCCCATGGCCCGAGATCCAGCGCGCCGCCGGTGATCGGCAGCATCACCTGGTGCCCCATCAGCGTCCGCTTGAGGTGGGCGTCGGCATTGTCTTCACCCGTCTGATGGTGCTTGTACGCCAGCCCCGCCGGGGCCAGCTTCTCCAGCCAGACCTGAAAATCCTCGATCAGTCCGCTCTCCCAGTCGTTCACGTACACGCCGGACGTGATGTGCATCGCCGAGACGAGCGCCAGGCCGTCCTGGACGCCGCTCTTCTTGACCAGCGACGCGATCTCGTCGGTGATGCGGACGAATTCCTGGCGCTGTTTGGTGTCGAACCACAGGTAATCGGTGAAGACCTTCATGGATGTGGGAATTTGGAAATTTGGAAATTGGGGAATCTACAGCGGCAGCGACGCCTCCGCGTTGAGCGTCCACGGGGCCGTCGTGCCGGCGCGCAGGCGGCGGAGTCCGGCGGCGCCGATCATCGCCGCGTTGTCGGTCGAGAGCGACAGCGGCGGGACGAACACCGGCAGCCCCAGTCGGGCGCCGCGCGCCTCGGCGTCGGCGCGCAGACGGCTGTTCGCCGATACGCCGCCGCTGATCCCGAGGCTGCGCGCACCGAGCCACCGGGCGGCCTCGAACGTGCGGTCGAGGAGCGCGTCCACGACGGCGCGTTGAAAGCTCGCCGCGATATCGCTGACGTCGCGAGGATCGAGGATCGAGGTTCGAGGGTCGAGGTTCGAGGTTCGAGGATCGTCCGCCCCTCGATCCTCGCTCCTCGAACCTCGCTTCTCCTTCACCACGCGCAGGACCGCCGTCTTCACCCCGCTGAAGCTGAAATCCACCCGGCGTTCGATCGACGGCGGGAGCAGGCCGGCGGGGGCGGTCGGCGCCGGCCGATTGCGATCGGCGTGCGTCATCCGCGAGACGGGAAACGCGTAGGCGCGATCGTTGCCCTGCTTCGCCAGCCTGTCGATGATCGGTCCGCCGGGATAGCCGAGGCCGAGCAGCTTCGCCACCTTGTCGTACGCCTCCCCGGCCGCGTCGTCGCGGGTGCGGCCGATCAGCTCGTAACGCCCCGGCTCGCGGATGAAATACAGACTGGTGTGCCCGCCCGACACGACGAGCACGGCCGCGGGCAATGGCAGCTCGCCGTGGGCGAGGACCAGCGACTCGATGTGCCCGGCGAGGTGATGCACGGGCACGAGGGGAAGGCCGTAGCTCCACGCCAGCGATTTGGCGAAGGAGACGCCGACGAGCAGCGAGCCGACGAGGCCCGGGCCCTGCGTCACCGCAATCGCCCCCAGATCGTCGAATCCGACCTTGGCGTCCGCGAGCGCCTGCTCGACGACGCCGCAGATGTCCCGCAGGTGCTGCCGCGATGCCAGCTCGGGGACGACGCCGCCCCACTCGCGGTGGATGGCGGCCTGCGACGCGACGACGTTCGACAGCAGCATCCAGGGACGCGCGGCATCCGCCGTTTCGGCGATCACCGCCGCCGCGGTCTCGTCACACGAGGTTTCGATGGCGAGCAGATTCATCAGCCGTCTCTACGAAACGAGCCGACGGCTGCACAGCAAGGCACGAAGGCACGAAGATCACAAACCATTGTTCTTTGTGGCTTTGTGCCTTGGTGCCTTCTACGCGTGCCGCGGGCTCGTGTCAGTCAAGCCTGGTACTCAGGCGCCGGCGAGCGCCGAGAACGCCTGCTTCAGCGACTCCGTGTACGGCGGACGCAGGATGCCGCGCTCGGTGATGATACCGCTGATGTAGCGATGCGGCGTCACGTCGAAGGCCGGATTGCGGATGTGCGCGCCGTCCGGCGTGATGCGCGACGAGCCGAAATGGCTGACCTCGCGCTGATCCCGCTCCTCGATCGGAATCGAGTCGCCGTTCGGCGTCGCGAGATCGATCGTCGACAGCGGCGCGGCGACGTAGAACGGCACCCCGTGCTCGTGCGCGAGCACGGCAACCGTGTAGGTGCCGATCTTGTTGGCGGTATCGCCGTTGGCGGCAATGCGATCGGCGCCCACCACGACGACGTCGATCTCCTTCGCGCGCATGAGCGGCCCCGCCATGCTCTCGGTGATCACCGTGGTATTGATGCCGTCGCGGACCAGCTCCCACGCGGTGAGCCGCGCGCCCTGGAGGAACGGCCGCGTCTCGTCGGCGAACACCGCGATCCGCTTCCCCTGCTCCACGGCGGCGCGGATGACGCCGAGCGCCGAGCCGTACCCGGCGGTGGCGAGCGCGCCGGCATTGCAGTGGGTCAGCACCCGCGCGTTGTCGGGCACGATCGCCGCCCCGTGGCCGCCCATCAGCCGGCAGTTCGCCACGTCTTCGTCGTGAATCGCCTGCGCCTCGCGCAGCAGCCGCGCGGAAATCTCGTCCGGTGACTCGCCCGCCTGCGCGGCGGCCGCGAAGACGGTCTTGAGGCGATCGATCGCCCAGAACAGGTTGACCGCCGTCGGACGGGTGCCCGCCATCAAGTCGCACAGCTTCTGGAACTCGACCGCGTATTGATTGGTGCCCTTGGCGGTCGACCGCTTCATCCCGAGGGCGATGCCGTAGGCCGCGGCCACGCCGATGGCCGGAGCGCCGCGGATCACCATCGTGCGGATCGCCTTGGCGACCTCGGGCGCGGTGCGGCAGCGCACGTACACTTCCTGGGCGGGCAGCTTGCGCTGGTCCACCATGACGATCACGTCATCCTGGAGATCGATGGTCGGGAGCATGAAAGTATCTTACCGGCTATTCCAGCAGGCGCGCGTCGAAGGGCAACGGCAGCAGTTCCGACAGCCGCACCCGGCGCGTGATTTCAGAGAGGTTGGCGAGCACCACCTCGACGTCACCGCAGTACTCCCAGAGGAGCTGTCGGCAGGACCCGCAGGGCGGCGTCGGGTCCGCCGTGTCCGCCACCACCGCGATGCGGGTAAAGACGGCGTGTCCGTCGGAGAGCGCCTTGTAGAGCGCCACGCGCTCGGCGCACATGGTCAGTCCGTAGGTCGCGTTCTCGACGTTGCAGCCGGTGACGACCTGGCCGGTCTCGGTTTCGAGCGCGGCGCCGACCTGGAAATTCGAGAAATGCGCGCGGGCGCGGGTCCGCGCGTCGATCGCGGCGGCCACCAATGACGCGGCGTCCCCGGCCGGCTCGCCGGCGCCGTCGATGACGATGGGTTCCCAGGCGGATTCGCCGCGGCGGTCGAATCCGGAACGCCGGGCGCCGGCGCGGCGCTCGCCGCCGCTGCGCCGGTCGGCGGGACCGACGCGGCGTTCGCGATCGGGACGGGTGCCGTCAGAGTCGGGCAATGATCCCCTCCAGCAGCGAGGCGAAGGCGTCGCGCACCTGGCGCGCCACCGCCATGACTTCGTCGTGGTTGAGCGGCTGCGGCAGCACACCCGCCGCGGCGTTGCTGATGCACGAGATTCCCAGCACCTCGACCCCCATGTGACGCGCGACGATCGCCTCCGGCACTGTGGACATGCCCACGGCGTCCGCGCCGATCGTCCGCAGGAACCGGATTTCGGCGGGGGTCTCGTAGCTCGGCCCATGGACGGCGACGTAGACGCCGTGCCCGATCGGCAGCCCCTGGTCGCGCGCGACCGCATCGGCGATGCCGCGCAGCCGCTTCGAATACACCTCGGTCATGTCCGGGAAGCGGACGCCGAAGGCGTCCTCGTTGGCGCCGACGAGCGGATTGCTGCCGAGCAGGTTGATGTGATCGTCGATCACCATCAGCGTGCCGGGGGTGAGCTGCACGTTGATGCCGCCGGCGGCGTTGGTCAGGATCAGCACCTTGACGCCGAGCCGGGCCATCACCCGCGCGGCGAACGTGACCGTCCGCAGGTCGTGCCCCTCGTAGAAGTGCGCGCGGCCCGAGAGTGCGGCGACGCGCCGGCCGCCGAGACGGCCGATCACGAGGCGTCCCTCGTGCCCGATCACCTTCGACGCCGGCCAATGCGGCAGATCCCCGTAGGGTGCGGCGACGGCATCCTGCAGGCGATTGGCGAACTCGCCGAGGCCCGACCCCAGCACGATCGCGACGTCGGCGGGGGCGTCGCCGCACCGGCTCCGCACCGCCGCGGTCGCGGCATCCACCTGCTGCAGATACGTCATCACGTCCCGTTCATCGCCCATCGGTCACAGCAGGAATCCGGCAATGGTCGCGGTCATGAAGTTGGCCAGCGTCCCGGCAAACATGGCGCGCAGCCCGAGCCGGGCGAGATCGTGGCGGCGCGACGGCGCCAGCGCGCCGATGCCGCCGATCTGGATGCCGATCGAACTGAAATTGGCAAACCCGCACAACGCGAACGTCGCGATCGTGAACGATTTCGGATCCAGGGTGCCCGCCATCGGGCCCAGCTTGGCGTAGGCGATGAACTCGTTGAGCGCCATGCGCGTGCCGAGCAGGTTGCCCACGGTGGCGGCGTCATGCCACGGCACCCCCATCGCCCAGGCGATCGGCGAGAAGACCCAGCCGAAGATCTGTTCGAGGCTGAGGTTGGCGAGCCCGAGCAGCGCGTTGACCAGCGCGACCAGCGCGAGAAACGAGATCAGCATCGCGCCGACGTTGAGCGCGAGCGCCAGCCCTTCGCTGGTGCCGCGGCCGGCGGCGTCGATGACGTTGACATCGGTGCGCTCCACCTCGAGCCGCACCGTCCCCATCGTCTCGGGCAGCTGCGTCTCGGGCACGAACATCTTGGCCATCATCAGCGTGCCGGGCGCGGTCATGATGACCGCCGTCAGCAGGTGTTCGGCCCTGATGCCGAACAGGATGTACGCGGCCATGATGCCGCCGGAGATGTGGGCCATGCCGGCGGTCATGATCGTCATCAGCTCCGACTCGGTCATCTTCGGGATGAACGGCCGGATGGTCAGCGGCGCTTCCGTCTGCCCCATGAAGATGCTGGCCGCGACGTTCAGCGACTCGGCGCCGCTCGCCCGCATCACCCGCCGCATCATGACGGCGAAGAAGCGGACGACGAGCTGCATGATGCCGAAGTAATAGAGGATGGCGAACAGGGCCGCGATGAAGATGATGGTGGGCAGCACCTGGAAGGCGAAGACCACGCCGTACTGAGCCCCTTCGGGACCCAGCACGTTGGTCATGATCCGCGGCCAGACTTCCTTGTTGCCGAGCGGGCCGAAGACCATCCCCGATCCCACGAAGGCGAAGTCGAGCAGCTTGTTGATGATCGCCGCGAGCTGCTGGAACACCACCCGGCCGGCGGTGGTCTTCAGCACGATCAGCGCGAAGACGATCTGCAGCGCGAGCCCCCATGCCACCGTCCGGCGGTCGATCGCACGACGGTTGGTCGAGAAACAGTAGGCGATCGTCATGATGAGGATGACGCCGACGAGCGGCTGCAGCCGCGGCAGGCTGAGGCCGTTGGCGGCCGCCGCGACGATCGCACCGGCGAGGACGGCGCTGCCGATCACGACGAAATCCCGCCGGTCGAACGGCTGCCGCCTGGGCGGCTGGTACGCCAGCTCGCCGTGAACCGGGTGCTCCGACGACGTCATCAGGCGATCCTCCGTTGAATCCGATCCAGCACGAGGGGCCGCGCCGCCGCCGCGGCGCCGCCGATCTCGATTGCGGACGACAGCAGGGTGCGCGCCTCCGCCAGTCCGCGGCCCGCGCGATGGTGAATCTCGAGCACCGGATCTCCTTTCGCGACGCGCGTCCCGACCGGCGCGGCGATCATGAACCCGACCGCCGGATCGATGACCGCGTCCAGGCGATCGCGGCCGGCGCCGAGCGCGACCGCGGCGCGGCCGACCGCTTCGGCGCGCATGGCGGTGACGATGCCGTCGTGGGGTGCGGTGATGATGTCGCGATCGGGGGCCGCAGGCAACCGGGAATAGTCGTCGAGCACGCGCGGGTCTCCCCCCTGATTGGCGACGATCTCGCGGAACTTCTCGACGCCGGCGCCGGACCGGAGGGCGCCGCGAATCCGCTCTTCGGCGCGCGGCAGGTCGGGGGCGACGCCGCTCAGGACCAGCATGCGGCCGGCCAGCTCCACCGAGAGCGC
This region of Vicinamibacterales bacterium genomic DNA includes:
- a CDS encoding purine-nucleoside phosphorylase; protein product: MGDERDVMTYLQQVDAATAAVRSRCGDAPADVAIVLGSGLGEFANRLQDAVAAPYGDLPHWPASKVIGHEGRLVIGRLGGRRVAALSGRAHFYEGHDLRTVTFAARVMARLGVKVLILTNAAGGINVQLTPGTLMVIDDHINLLGSNPLVGANEDAFGVRFPDMTEVYSKRLRGIADAVARDQGLPIGHGVYVAVHGPSYETPAEIRFLRTIGADAVGMSTVPEAIVARHMGVEVLGISCISNAAAGVLPQPLNHDEVMAVARQVRDAFASLLEGIIARL
- the mtnA gene encoding S-methyl-5-thioribose-1-phosphate isomerase, whose translation is MLPTIDLQDDVIVMVDQRKLPAQEVYVRCRTAPEVAKAIRTMVIRGAPAIGVAAAYGIALGMKRSTAKGTNQYAVEFQKLCDLMAGTRPTAVNLFWAIDRLKTVFAAAAQAGESPDEISARLLREAQAIHDEDVANCRLMGGHGAAIVPDNARVLTHCNAGALATAGYGSALGVIRAAVEQGKRIAVFADETRPFLQGARLTAWELVRDGINTTVITESMAGPLMRAKEIDVVVVGADRIAANGDTANKIGTYTVAVLAHEHGVPFYVAAPLSTIDLATPNGDSIPIEERDQREVSHFGSSRITPDGAHIRNPAFDVTPHRYISGIITERGILRPPYTESLKQAFSALAGA
- a CDS encoding secondary thiamine-phosphate synthase enzyme YjbQ encodes the protein MKVFTDYLWFDTKQRQEFVRITDEIASLVKKSGVQDGLALVSAMHITSGVYVNDWESGLIEDFQVWLEKLAPAGLAYKHHQTGEDNADAHLKRTLMGHQVMLPITGGALDLGPWEQVFYAEFDGQRKKRVVVKIMGA
- the tsaD gene encoding tRNA (adenosine(37)-N6)-threonylcarbamoyltransferase complex transferase subunit TsaD — translated: MNLLAIETSCDETAAAVIAETADAARPWMLLSNVVASQAAIHREWGGVVPELASRQHLRDICGVVEQALADAKVGFDDLGAIAVTQGPGLVGSLLVGVSFAKSLAWSYGLPLVPVHHLAGHIESLVLAHGELPLPAAVLVVSGGHTSLYFIREPGRYELIGRTRDDAAGEAYDKVAKLLGLGYPGGPIIDRLAKQGNDRAYAFPVSRMTHADRNRPAPTAPAGLLPPSIERRVDFSFSGVKTAVLRVVKEKRGSRSEDRGADDPRTSNLDPRTSILDPRDVSDIAASFQRAVVDALLDRTFEAARWLGARSLGISGGVSANSRLRADAEARGARLGLPVFVPPLSLSTDNAAMIGAAGLRRLRAGTTAPWTLNAEASLPL
- a CDS encoding cytidine deaminase, which produces MPDSDGTRPDRERRVGPADRRSGGERRAGARRSGFDRRGESAWEPIVIDGAGEPAGDAASLVAAAIDARTRARAHFSNFQVGAALETETGQVVTGCNVENATYGLTMCAERVALYKALSDGHAVFTRIAVVADTADPTPPCGSCRQLLWEYCGDVEVVLANLSEITRRVRLSELLPLPFDARLLE
- a CDS encoding nucleoside transporter C-terminal domain-containing protein, producing MTSSEHPVHGELAYQPPRRQPFDRRDFVVIGSAVLAGAIVAAAANGLSLPRLQPLVGVILIMTIAYCFSTNRRAIDRRTVAWGLALQIVFALIVLKTTAGRVVFQQLAAIINKLLDFAFVGSGMVFGPLGNKEVWPRIMTNVLGPEGAQYGVVFAFQVLPTIIFIAALFAILYYFGIMQLVVRFFAVMMRRVMRASGAESLNVAASIFMGQTEAPLTIRPFIPKMTESELMTIMTAGMAHISGGIMAAYILFGIRAEHLLTAVIMTAPGTLMMAKMFVPETQLPETMGTVRLEVERTDVNVIDAAGRGTSEGLALALNVGAMLISFLALVALVNALLGLANLSLEQIFGWVFSPIAWAMGVPWHDAATVGNLLGTRMALNEFIAYAKLGPMAGTLDPKSFTIATFALCGFANFSSIGIQIGGIGALAPSRRHDLARLGLRAMFAGTLANFMTATIAGFLL